tgGTTATTTGTATGCGCACATCTCGTATCTAGCAGACGATTGTCCTGCATGTCTGCTATTGCTGTCTACTGATCGAAATGCCTTTTTTGCACTAGCAGAAACTAAGCAAAAAACTTTAGaggtgtgtatgtgtgtgtctTATTTGAATTAACTGGAGATTTACACCTCAGTGTTTTAATAGGATTGTTTCTTATGACAATACaaattttttctcttgttgttaAAATGTCTCTTTGAAACTTTAGCGTTTGACGAAATATAGATGCTTAGAAGCCATAAACGAAGCTGTCGCTAGAAGAAGTTACAGTAAAAGTAAGATTATCTTTTTCGCTAATATCCTTGCTATCTTTGGGATACGAGTCTGTGGTCGGAAGTGGTTAGGCTGTAAGTACTTGGTGTATGGGATACATCTTGTACCAACTGATAAATTATGTCAAGCGATTGGATGGGTAGTCGGGAGCCACAAAtaaatgatttgattggctggaTGAGGAAAACTAATCGTGCTGCAGGATTAGCAGAAACTTTTAAACCTATTTACTTGCAAACCCAATaagattttcacaagattttggTCCTTAGTTTTTCAAGCATACCCTTAGTTTCTGTCAAATTTAAAGCACATAGTTGGAGCGTTTTGCACCAGCAACACTCGAATCTCGTTTGTTGTTTAATATTGGGTTAAGCTTGATTGCCTTTTTAACAACTGGGTCCTGGTGTGTGATTTTTGCAGATCAAGTTGGCATCCCAGTGTTGTACCATTTTATTTACAAGTCTAAAAGTACAGCGCAGTACACATCTCCCGAAATAGAAGCGCCATATGTGGATCAAGAAGAACAAGACAGGTAGATTTCTCTCATGACTTGACGGAGTGGCAAATAGTCTCTAAATTCGGCGAGCGACTAGCTTCCTTCACAGACGCTCTTTTGGCTAGTCGCGaatctcccccccccccctgccatCCCGCCATTTTTGTTGGGGCGAAAGATTGCCAAAAGAGCGTCTCCGAAGGAGACTCGCGGGTGACTGAATAACAGACGACGTACCCTCGCGCGCGAAATTTTGGAGGACACGCGTGCATTCTTAGTTGAAAGAACGAGATCTCCACTCTATGAACTTCGAGACGACCATTGAAATGCACGTATTGTTTAGGATGGCATCAAGACGGCCGCATAATAGATGCAAGCGAATGCTATAAACATAATTTTTCTCCAGCAAAGTGAGGTGAAATGTCTTTGGCAGCACAAATACCACAAACAAGTGATTGTGTCTTTTGTCCGTCATGGTTTTTCTGACAACAGAAGTTAAAAATTGCACACTCTCTCACTCGACCGATCAAGCCAAATATGAACTGGGCCTTGCAATGTCTTTCTTGAGTAATAAATTTTCAAGCGTGGGATATATATTCTAACCAGAGAAACCTTGTAGTAATGTTATTCGCCTCTCTTTTTCTATTTGAGAGAAACGCGATTTACGGTCCTCTatcgagaagccattttgaTCAAACTGTATTCATTTTTCTTACCTAGGCTCTTTGGCTTGTATCTCTACCTCCATCATCGTATTCACTCAGGTTCCAGGCCTCTGAAAATTTTGTGTCACGTGGGCACGCGAGAGATGCTTCTGGGATGGGTACGTGTACACGAGTAAAAGTGCACAATTAAAACTTTTTATGTTAAGCCGATTAAATACCGAGTGTACCACAGTTGCAAGGAGGATCTTTGCGAGCAGAAAAACGCGGTAAGCATTTTTGTCCGCCAAACAAGTTTAAAGGTCCAATGGCTGGGTTTTGTTGCGCCGGAAAGCATTCTGCTTTTCGAGTTTCGACTTTTTTCGTAGTCTGTCTGTAGTAGGTccaagaaaaaacaatttgGCAACTGGGTAAATGGCTTAAACGACAGGCTTTCCCTTGAAATTCTTACAATTGGCCCATGCAATCCTATTTCTTACACCTCaggttttgaagttcttctgGTTGTAAAAGCTAACGTTTTGCGAAAGGTATTTGACACATGGCACAACACAATCGCTAACCTCCCGCAGTTCTTTATCCTTTGGCCCGCGACCAAAGATAAAGTGATGTCCGTAAACGaaaacttttgaaatttgcttaGCGAATTTATTTTTCCACTTTCTCCTCGACAGGTTACCTCAGGTTTTGAGTTGTATGCAGCCTTCAGCCCGCTTGTGACCAAACCAGATGCTATCAATGCTATTAACAAACTTTTACGGTGGATCAAGGTTTGCCAACTTTCGACTTAGACATAACGATATGGTCGATTTAGTTGCATGCGGCTTTTAGAAATCTCTTCCCCGTGAGGTATTTTTCTTGGAAGTTTTTGTCACCAGATTATTCCTGGTTTGGAAGTACTATGAAAAGGAGATATCCTTAGGATAATTttcgttttgtatttttttatttttgtgcacATATGCACGTGTTGTCGGAAAGCCACATATGCACGTGTTGTCGGAAAGCCACATACGCACTAGCTGTCGGAAGACCACTCGTTGTCCGTTTGGTCTGCATTgagaattaaaacaaaatgttcaagGATGTTCTGATTCCTTGTAAGAAGGAATTGCTTTTGCTTCGGCTCCAACTGGAAGAAGCTCAAATGAGAATTGCCTCAATTTGCGCAGCATAGATGTTTGCTCGGAGCCGCCGGCAACGGACGACGCCAGGAAACAAtggtctgattggttgaatgaggaaaaataatcgtgctgcacgcgcggcacgcactttagtacaattctttgatgtaatctgccaaatgacaacgtgaaatttccaaatttaaggtttaaacgacaacgtgaacacacagcagtaaatctttcattctctatatttacttcaacggcgcttctaccagccAGTTTATTTGCAGCGTGCTCCGTCAACAATAAaagatgcgaggaagaagcctaatcacaaaatagtcaccgtTTCCGAAGttacgttttcgttgccgtcgttgcttcTTAAGCTTAATATTAGGAGCTTTAGTAATGACGGCAGCGACGCCGAGAAAAACTCGTCTCTTGAActgaaataaacatttgcgcacaATTGTGACTGTTTTACGATAATCCCGCCTTGTTTAAATTATGCAGTGCTATGAAATTAGCACTgcataattatgaaaaaattaTGAAGTACCCTTCAAGTGGATTACAAGGAGAGGTGCCGCTGAAGTAAATACAGAAAATTAAAGTTgtcaaaaccgcaaatgtggGGATTtcgcgttgttgttttgcatagGAAGACACGGAATGGTTCTAAATCCGCGCCGCACGTTTATATTTCCTGTTTTCCCTCAAGGAGCATGGTTAATGGTTGGGGTTGTTGCTGGTGACGTTGTCGATGCTGAATCTCCCTAATGTCTTGTCTATCGCCTCTTTCAATCCGGTAGTCGGTATGACAAGCCCGATGGATGTTAAAGCAGTTTACCGCTTAAAGCATGAAGCTTTTTCTTAAGTTTCGAGTCATTCCTACAGTAATTCAAACTATGACCTGATTTTTTGCTTGTCTGTTTTCTTTTCAGCGAGAGGAAGAGAGACTGTTCATTTTGAGTTCTCAAGTTTTTTGAAAATCCTGTTCGTTCCTAGAAAAAAGATGAATTGATGCCTTTGTGTTTATACGGTATAAACAAGGCAACACTCGTGGACTGCAAGCCTCCACTTAAATGTCACAGGAGCAAGATACTTCGTTTATTGCTCAGGAATGAGATGCACACGAAATATCAATTATTATGGAGGGTGCTTTCGTTTATAAATATTAACGCCAGTGTGTGATGTATGGTGTTTTCGAATTAACTGTAAAGAAGAAACGTTATCGCAGCCTGCGCGCGTAATGTTAATACACAGTTTGGTTCCTTTGTGGGAAAACTTTATGAGTACAGTTCAGGTCCCATTTGCTCAGAGATATCGGGCGGTTAAATCACTattggggagtttaagaagctacgacggctgctgcaacggaAATGTTGcgttaaaatagaactttgagttaggttaagtgttttgcgattatatcatgttggtcacgttgtacaaaataggcgaagtcgTGCAAAATagcgcttgcttggcacgaatggttttcatgaaatggcaaaaaatgaaagttttacTGGTGCAGGCTCACGTTGTCTAACGTCGCCGTTTAGCAGTCTACCTCATTACattgcaacctcgttcccagggtctttcatctccccaccccaaaggcaGCGAGGGAAGCTGCGTGggaagatgaaagaccctgggaacgaggttgaaaacattgcaccaaaaagcgtgccatACGCCCAGCACGATAATTCTTCctctttcagccaatcaaatcattgatttgtggcgttgtcgttgccgtcgtcatgtCTTGAACTCCCGattcattgttaaatatagaACTGAGGACGCTTTGAGTTACCTAGTAGATAATAAATTTATCCAATGGCCAAGTGCCAATCACCCTTTGAATACCTGAGGCGAGAACTTTAAGCAAGAAATAAAAGTTTACTACATTTTTTAGCAGTTACAAAATTATCGCGGATAACTGAATTGTGTTCGATGAAATCTTGCCCTGACCACCTAACACACTGGTCGTAACATTCCAAAGAAATTTGTTAACGCTCTTAGTTTTTTCAGCACAACAGTCTTTCGAGTTTCAAAAAACAACCCTCTATAAATATCTTCTTTTTGTTACTTTGAAATCTGAGGGCTTGTAAACGGATCATAGCTCAGATAGATTTAGATTCTATTCCCGCAAGTTGCTGCGTCCAATGTTGGTGTGAACTTTTTAACGCTGTTAGTTTTCGCAAGGCTGAAACTTCTAAATTCTCAAGCTTTTACGCTCACGAACTGGGAACGATGGAGGGACACATGGTTCATCACAACACAAAGTTCAACTCGAAGAAAAATATGGAAGATTAGACGATGGCGGCCAGCGCATTAAATCCCTGCAAGAAAGCGCAATTACTTTCATGGGTATGCGacaatgacagaaaaaaaaaatagaaacgtCAAGTTTTTGCAGTTTAGTCGGACATAGAATTCATTTTGTTGCTTGATGACACATATAGGGTGCAAATAGCTACGGACAACTGTGTCTAGGTCATAAGGAGGATGTGTTGGTCCCTGAGAGCTGCGAACTAAACGATCTGCCAGTAAATTCGAAGATCAGTTCAATTAGCGGAGGAGGAGGACACACAGCTGTCGTAACAGGTGCGATTCCACCAGCGCAGTAATTCTTGCGAAAGGGTAATATTTTATCAGCGCCTTTTGATACAATAAGTCGGCCGTTGATTGCGTTCAGGTTTCCCTCCTTCCAGCGCGAACCTGCTAGTACTACTTTCAGTGTACGCGGCTGCACGGTCGTTATGCCGCAAAAAATTCCAGACTCCCTTAGGCGGGGTAAGGGCATAAACGGCATATTTCTGATGTCTAGTGCAGTATTAGAGATTTGTTTACTATTTCTGGAACTCTTTCTCTGTTATATTAGAAAACCAAGATCTATTCATGTGTGGATGGAATAATAAAGGCCAGCTTGGACTGGGCGACATTGATGACAGACCTCTGTTATGTCAGGTTCCTTTTCCTGCTCTGGTGAAACAAGTGTCATGCGGCTGGAATCACACTTTGGCCATCACTGGTAACTGCAATAACTCATCTGTCAAAACATCATGTGAAATGTTGCGAATTATTGCTGTTGGTTAAAAAATTATCAAGGTTAAAACTTTTCTAATAAGGTGTTAAGCACAAATCATTTAATTGGTTATCTGCCTTACAAATGGACGGGGGAAGTGTCAAGGTTTGACCAAAAGATTGTGGTAGATGTAAATTTCTAagttaagtttgaaaaatgggAGAATGAGAATTATGGAGAGATTGAAAGGAGAAATGAAAGAGACCAGGGATTTTTTTGTTGATAGAACTAGTTGCTAAGGGAGCTAAAGTATGGTGAAGTAAAAATTCCTTTTGCTGAGAGAAATTTTGTAGGCCTACTTGTTACTTAATGCAGATTGAATGTTCGAAAACTACTGAGCTCAAAGAGAGTTGAGATTGGAAGATTGGACTTCAAACTTAGCTTAAGGAAGGCATGATTCTTGTTTTACTCtgaaggttttgtttttcagaggcTGGATTGTATGTGTGGGGCTCAAATTCCTTTGGCCAGTTGGGCATTGGAAAAATTGGTGGTTGCATTACAAGGCCAACTTTGTGTGAGGTGTGTTTGACTTTTGATGTAGTTATGGAAATGTTATGTCTATCATTATTTGGGATTCAGGGAGGTCAGGGAAATcctggaaaaaaattttgggtGTTTGTGTTATAGTTAgtggaaaaaaagagaaagaaagttAAGTGTCTACAAATTTGGTCACAGATGACTCTAAATTTTGGCCCAGTTCATTGATAAGGatgatttgtttttatttttagagtGGATTgagaaaagaggaaaaaacacaAATTTGTAGGATTGATAGGTTGTGCCAAAAATCAGATTGGAATAACTATTTTCATACTGTCTTAGAAGATACGCAAAGTATGAATAGACTGTGAATATTATTTCATAACAGTTATTTCATTTCCCTTTCCAGTAGtcttttgcaaaacaacaagCTGTAAGTATTGCAGCTGGACTGAGACATTCTGCAGTGGCTTTAGGTAAGCATTACCTAAGGGTGATTAATCTGTATTTACAGTTACTGGCAAACTTTGGAATAAAGCAGTTACAACTTGACTAGTATGTAGTGGCTGGTCATCTGTATGGGAAAATTTTATGGGTTTTCTTCTCACTTTGTGTAAGGTGATTGGTCAGTGTGGTGTTGTGGAGCAAACAAGAAAGGACAGTTGGGGCTGGGAAAACCTGGAAACAGTCAAGCTACTCTCAAACAAGGTTTGAAATGTTTAGTTTGAGAAGGAAATATTGCCAGTGTATAGTGCAAGATGTTTCAATGCTCTGTAGAATTAAAAAACGCATCCAATGACAGCCACCGCAGAATTTAAAAGACTCTGGTTTGTCAAAGCTgtgaacactttttttttttttgctttctttttctttttgttcacaCAAAGGGAAGGGTGTCATAATAGCATGTATGGCACAATAGCATGTGCATAATGTCATGTTTTAAGTGTGTGCATAACACTTCTATTACATCACCCAAGGGACCGTTCAACAGTTTAATTATTCTAATTGCACGAGTTTGAGTGTTGTGTGTGGTTGTTGCACATTATACATTTCATATAAAGTTTATTACCATTTCGTCTTCATTTTTATGACACAGCCCATTAAATGGACACTGAAACACGTCTGTTCATGTGGTTGTTACAAGAACTAGCGTACCAGTTAATTAATGTGCATATAGGAAATGAATACTTTATGTCATggtatttataattatttgtttatcaACCTTCAGAGAAGACACTATCCAAGGGTTCGGAACAAGTCAGTTTTGGGTTCAAACTGAAACCATTCTAAACTTCAATAATTATCTTGTTTGATTTTACCAGTATTTAACAATGTTAACAAATATTtaacaatgtttttgtaaactgtgttattattatgtgttatgcatagagcaacttttaTTTATAAATGTTTAAATAACTTATTTTCACACCGTTTTAATGTAGAATTCAATAAAGATAAACATGATTATAATACTAGACGTAAAAACAGTATCCGTAAGAGTGCATCTAGTAGGAATTGGGGGCATTGGACCTTAACAAATTTTGCCTCAAATGATTGGAATAAATTGGACCTCTTAATTAGACAAAGCCCATCATTAGCTAGTTTTAAAAGAGCGTTAAGAAATGTAAGTAAtctttagtttaatttttatatattcatatattagtctatatttcctttttgttttattttaatcttcgaggactcttttgaaaatcacctatCAGTGAAATTGATATcctcaataaagattattattattggtattagGCATGACATAGCTTACAAACATGAAAGTAATGTTTCCATCTGCTGTCAACAGTGGTGTTTCCCAGCTTTCATGGGAAAGTAATACAAGTGGCTGCTGGATCCCATCACACTGCTGCTCTGACTGACATGGGAGGGGTGTTTTGCTGGGGTTCCAACCAGCATGGACAGTGTGGGGAGCCCCCTGAAGGCACCAACACTGAGGAGAAGGCACCAATCTTTGCATTGCCTCAGCTCATCCAAGGATTGATTAGTGGTTTACGTGTAACCGAGCTGAAGTCAGGCTGGAGTCATCTGCTGGCTGTCACAGGTTTGAACAAACTATAACTCAGAAAATTCATCTATGTTACAGAGTTGCAAGGAGAGGAAGATTTTTCTGAATTGGCCACTGTGAGATATAGGATATTGCAACCATGTGAAACACTTTTTCTACTTATTAGGTTTGAGGGGAAGGTCtataggaaagaaaaaaagtattgaaaattttaaaactacCTTGAATACTTTATCATTACAGGATATCACCCTCTGAAGTAAAAATGTGTGCGAGTTAGGTACTTGTCTTTTAGAAGAGAGAATACAGCTTTTCTCCATAGGATAGCAATATACTTAATTTGACTCTATAAATATTgtaatactactaataataatgataataataatagttataacattaataatgttaataattgcTGCGAGCGAAGCGATCAGCGACACTGTTGTCGACGATTCTCGGACAACATGCGCGCCAGCCGACGGGAAGAACCCTTCGCCGGCCAATagaatagacctaatcggctaactcaatgttgtacccaattcaaatctcccggggttaagattctttgggTATTGTTTTGCATTATAATGTAGCATTCATATTTAAATCATgaggaaattcctgaaacagaacggtttattcccaaagggtctgaattgggtacaacattgaattacccgattaggtctattggaAGCCAAACGAAAATGCTGTGGGCTGGCCGGCCGGTTAGCTGGCTAGCGATGGATGATTACCCATTGGCCATCTCGGCAcactccaaaatggcggtcgACGTCTGCACTACTGTAATTCCCTTTGTTCTTTATCTGCAAGGACAAACTAAATAATCTTTTTCTTTCACGGTCGACGGGAAACCACTCTTATCTTAATTGTTTCTCGGATTTTCAAAACCACTCCAATAACTCAgcttaaagcaaagaaaacagtAAGATTTAAATCTACGACTCAAAGGCAATTCTAAAATCAATTTCGTagcatttcacttttgttagaAACAGGTGGTATATAGAATATAATACGCgtagagatatggaatttctcctcgagtgttcaactcgatatctcattACAGCGCGAAGCGCGCTACCGTTTCCACCAGACCAAGATTTTTCACGAATTTCTTGAAAATTCATTCTATGGTTGTTCAAGAACGTCGCGGTAATCTCAAGTCTCGTTCGCGCGTAAATTTCAAACTGTCTGAAAAACCCCGCCCCTTAATCAAAAAGTGTCAGAAAAGTGTCAGAAAAAAtctgagatatcgagttgaacacgtgTATTTGAATTAGTTTGTTTATTATGTAAACACCTTTCTAACAAGAAGTCGACTTTTCAAGAAGAAAAGgctttgccattcattcatggtgcTAAATAGAGTGAGTGACGTTCACCAGCCGATTGGCTATTTCAAACACGTAAAAAATTATCGTTATTTTTCACGTgtggtgatacggtttttctcagtggtggaaatacctataaagcactccagtttatatagtaaaatgtaataacaacTTTATTAGTACGAAAGGTTATCTGGTCGACTGGCCAAGTGGGGAAGACTGCAAATCAAATCAACTGAACTCATCAACATGCTaatttttggtgagaggggaaaactggagagCCAGAGCTTGTGAGtttaaaatctgattggttgttgaTGGGTAAGCATATCATCTGATTATGTTGTTGCCGTATTTATCCACCAGAGGATCAGAGGGTCTTTTCATGGGGTCGCGCGGACTATGGCCAGTTGGGTCTGGGGGAAAATGTAGTTAAACAAGGCTACTGCAGGAATCCGACAGAAGTCACACACGTGGAAGGTGCCAAACAGGTACATATTATAGTAGATTACAGTTCATATAGCAAAGAGGTGGAAAATCAGACATGGTTTGACACTACTGAGGtgtaaaatgaatgcaactaaACAAGTtgtcaagtgagctatgatcatcacagtaatgaacgcaatttaagcaattgcgtatagaagcctgaaaaagtcaggacttcaacggggtttgaacccgtgacctcgccataccggtgcgacgctctaaccaactgagttatgaagccactgacgttgggagctggtcatttgtgagttgtaatgaatatatgaaaatgtcatatatcacttcacatccattcttcacgagctcattagaactcacgaCCGCATATCTAATCCCTCCTTTATTAGACGTCAAGCGGCCTTGTCCATTCACGGACAATAGCGTTTCCAGATGTGACTTCAAGGAATTTGGGAAAGGAATGGGTGAATCTTGCCCATAACATGTTGGGCCAGGAGATAAAGTTGCAAGGAGTATATAAATAGTGGATAaaaagttttccttttcttcttagGTTGCATGTGGTGCTGAGCATAACATGGTCTTGATAGGTGAGTGTTTTCGTCActattttttctcctttttttttttttcatcgctATGGGATGTCTCATTTTTTTTCGTGAATTACGGTGGTTAAGTTGTTTGCAGCGATCTGTTTCGTTCATGCCGTGGCTTTTAGATTGAATGTTTCGCGAAATTTCGCGGTTAGTCTAGCTTAGCAATACTTCGCTCTTTCGATTGGTCAACAAATCTCGTTCTACCTTTTCACGTCCAATCAGAGACTAAAGCAAGATCGGTGGTGTCTTTCTAGTTGGCATATCAGTGTCTAGCATCGGCTGCATGGAAATTGCTATGTTTGATGATTGGCGAATTTGATTCTTAAAGCTCCCGGGAGCCGCCAGAATAGTTGCTAGCTGACTCAAGTAAAAGCCCGTTCTATTTGTTAGGTGGTGGATCAGTCGTTACATGGGGCTGGAATGAGCATGGGATATGTGGGACTGGGTATGAGATCAATGTCCACACTCCAGGCGTGGTTTCTCCGCTGGAAGGTTCCAGAGTCAGCGTGATTGGTTGCGGAGGCGGACATTGCTTTGCTGTGATAAACAGATGACAAATGACGAACTGAACTTCTGCGCAACGTAAGAGTTGCGCAGTTACATAGAAACGGTTGTTTTCTTGTGAGATGGTTTGTTCAACGAATATATTTACGAGGAGGAGTTTGATCGAAGGTTCTGTAGTGATTTATGACGGGAGACGAGGAGGTCGATTATTAAGCAGAAAACAAACAGTAAACAAGCGGGCGAAATACCTGCACTCGCCCGTGTATGACTCTAGTCTCGCGCGTGTGCGTGTATTTTGCACGTTCTTTGGCCTTttgccgaaattagagactactttCAGTAAATTCTGGCCTTTGTAGATTGATTTGGCTGTGCAATGACACCTGTTATTGGTATCATATCATTGGCTCCGTGGTTGATTGTACATGAAAAGGAAGCTTTCTTCTGGATGTGACTGCAGCATTCGTGGCATGGCGACTTTATTGGCAGGCAACAATTCGCATCACTTCTCTCATTTGCATTACTTCCTCTGTAGAATCCttgtgttttgtcttttttctctttagctttcatt
The nucleotide sequence above comes from Acropora muricata isolate sample 2 chromosome 12, ASM3666990v1, whole genome shotgun sequence. Encoded proteins:
- the LOC136892732 gene encoding secretion-regulating guanine nucleotide exchange factor-like is translated as MAASALNPCKKAQLLSWGANSYGQLCLGHKEDVLVPESCELNDLPVNSKISSISGGGGHTAVVTENQDLFMCGWNNKGQLGLGDIDDRPLLCQVPFPALVKQVSCGWNHTLAITEAGLYVWGSNSFGQLGIGKIGGCITRPTLCESFAKQQAVSIAAGLRHSAVALGDWSVWCCGANKKGQLGLGKPGNSQATLKQVVFPSFHGKVIQVAAGSHHTAALTDMGGVFCWGSNQHGQCGEPPEGTNTEEKAPIFALPQLIQGLISGLRVTELKSGWSHLLAVTEDQRVFSWGRADYGQLGLGENVVKQGYCRNPTEVTHVEGAKQVACGAEHNMVLIGGGSVVTWGWNEHGICGTGYEINVHTPGVVSPLEGSRVSVIGCGGGHCFAVINR